A region of Elusimicrobiota bacterium DNA encodes the following proteins:
- a CDS encoding glycine--tRNA ligase subunit beta, translating into MKDLLLEIGTEEIPARFLPAALSGLHSSGQAALEKAGLSFKGSQVYGTPRRLALVVEGLVDKARDQEQEFLGPALAQAKDAGGNWTPAAQGFARSQGTTPEKLDVRETDRGARLVFLKRTPGAAAEKILPALLPELIRSLTFPKGMVWEESHLLFVRPIRWIVALYGAKPVAFTLAGVKSGRRTCGLRFQTRKPFDVPAPSRYAAVLKNHCVIVDPEERKDLILKQIHQVAKSHHGHVPVEEYRELLEEVTHLVEHPVAVLGKFDPRFLAVPKEVLITSMKKHQKYFPVFKDATRQVLLPHFIAVRNGFSDNQSVVREGYERVLSARLSDAAFFFEEHSRQTLASRVPDLRGVAFLSPSLSLADKTERVQRLTDRLCLEVLRTSSAVQAAASRVALLAKADLTTGLVGEFPELQGIVGRLYAEKDGEPLEVSRGIEEHYWPLTADGPLPSEESSALVSLADKIDTLAGNFLAGKIPSGSQDPYGLRRAAVGVLRLIESRGWGVRLTDLMAGALDLLPTDLGDRPRAARALADFFQQRWGALAEARGFRSDEIDAAAAAGFEDVVDVWARLSAIQGVRRNPDFAPLSIAFKRAANLLKQAEKKGESLTGPVRKDLFRTEAERALGSRLAEIQNEVEPFLAARDYPKVLARLVSLRGPVDAFFLSVVVMDPDPDLRRNRLALLAGVRSLFGRVADFSRLQDTPSASA; encoded by the coding sequence ATGAAGGACCTGCTCCTGGAAATCGGGACCGAGGAAATTCCCGCGCGGTTCCTTCCCGCCGCCTTAAGCGGGCTTCATTCCTCGGGCCAGGCCGCGTTGGAGAAGGCCGGTTTGTCGTTTAAGGGATCGCAGGTCTATGGGACGCCCCGTCGGCTGGCTCTGGTGGTCGAGGGGTTGGTCGACAAAGCCCGGGACCAGGAACAGGAGTTTTTAGGTCCCGCCCTGGCCCAGGCCAAGGACGCGGGGGGGAACTGGACCCCGGCCGCCCAGGGGTTTGCCCGTTCCCAGGGCACGACGCCGGAAAAATTGGATGTCCGGGAAACGGACCGGGGCGCCCGCCTTGTTTTTCTGAAACGGACCCCCGGGGCCGCGGCGGAAAAAATTCTTCCCGCGTTGCTCCCCGAACTGATTCGGTCCCTCACGTTTCCCAAAGGCATGGTGTGGGAAGAAAGCCACTTGCTCTTTGTTCGGCCCATCCGATGGATCGTGGCTTTGTACGGAGCGAAACCGGTGGCGTTCACTCTGGCCGGGGTGAAGTCGGGGCGCCGGACTTGCGGGCTCCGCTTCCAGACCCGGAAACCCTTTGACGTCCCGGCGCCCAGCCGGTACGCGGCGGTCCTAAAGAACCACTGCGTGATCGTGGATCCCGAGGAGAGGAAAGACCTCATCCTGAAACAAATCCACCAGGTGGCCAAAAGCCATCACGGGCACGTGCCGGTGGAGGAATACCGGGAACTCCTGGAGGAAGTCACTCATTTGGTCGAACATCCCGTCGCGGTGTTGGGAAAGTTCGATCCGCGTTTCCTAGCGGTCCCCAAAGAAGTGCTGATCACCTCGATGAAAAAGCATCAGAAATATTTCCCGGTGTTTAAAGACGCGACCCGCCAGGTGTTGCTCCCGCATTTCATCGCCGTGCGGAACGGTTTTTCGGACAACCAATCCGTCGTCCGGGAGGGCTACGAGCGCGTCTTGTCCGCGCGGTTGTCGGACGCGGCCTTTTTCTTCGAAGAACATTCCCGCCAAACCTTGGCGAGTCGGGTGCCGGACCTCCGGGGGGTCGCGTTCCTGTCTCCGTCTCTCAGTTTGGCCGACAAAACCGAACGGGTCCAGCGCCTCACGGACCGTCTCTGCTTGGAGGTTCTTCGGACTTCGTCCGCTGTTCAGGCGGCCGCTTCTCGCGTGGCCCTCCTGGCCAAAGCCGATCTGACGACGGGCCTGGTGGGGGAATTTCCGGAACTGCAGGGGATCGTGGGGCGGCTCTACGCCGAGAAAGACGGCGAACCGTTGGAGGTCTCGCGGGGGATCGAAGAACACTATTGGCCGCTCACCGCCGACGGTCCCTTGCCGAGCGAGGAATCGTCGGCCTTGGTCTCTCTGGCGGATAAAATCGATACGTTGGCGGGAAACTTTCTCGCCGGCAAAATCCCATCGGGTTCCCAGGATCCCTATGGGCTCCGCCGGGCGGCCGTGGGCGTTCTCCGGCTGATCGAGTCCCGAGGCTGGGGCGTTCGTCTGACGGACCTGATGGCGGGAGCCCTGGACCTTCTTCCGACCGATCTGGGCGACCGTCCTCGGGCGGCGCGGGCCTTGGCCGACTTTTTTCAACAACGATGGGGTGCCTTGGCCGAAGCCAGGGGGTTCCGTTCGGACGAGATCGACGCCGCGGCCGCCGCGGGGTTCGAGGACGTGGTCGACGTCTGGGCCCGTCTCTCCGCCATTCAAGGCGTCCGCCGAAACCCCGATTTCGCGCCCCTCTCCATCGCCTTCAAACGGGCCGCTAACCTATTGAAGCAAGCGGAAAAGAAAGGGGAGTCTTTGACGGGGCCGGTGCGAAAAGACCTTTTTCGAACCGAGGCGGAAAGGGCCCTGGGATCGCGCCTGGCGGAAATTCAAAACGAGGTCGAGCCGTTCCTGGCCGCCCGCGACTATCCGAAGGTTTTGGCTCGGTTGGTATCCCTGAGGGGGCCCGTCGACGCTTTCTTTCTTTCCGTCGTGGTGATGGACCCGGACCCCGACCTCCGGCGAAATCGTTTGGCCCTCCTGGCCGGGGTTCGGTCCCTCTTCGGCCGGGTGGCCGATTTTTCCCGGCTTCAGGACACGCCGTCCGCCTCCGCCTAG